The genome window tcaatatcattgTCGTGGCCCATCATGTTCGGTAACGTATGACATTGGCTCATTGGTCCTCCTAAATCGAAAATCGATGCAGGATATCCAGGTGGTGGAATGATAGGTGGAAATCTATCGAAGGGATACACCCCAGCACCAGGAACCGGATTTGGAGGTATCAAACCAGCAGGTGATTGGAACAACATTGGATAGGGTTGAGCAGTTCGTCCGTCGTGCGGTGAAATTTTCCGTCGGATATGTGGCGAATGGAGCTTAGGATTCGGATTAGCGCTGTGTCGATTTCGGGATCGCCTTGAGCTAAAAACCATGTTGCATCCTTCCACTGTACACTTGTGCATTTCCCGCAAATGAACGGCTGAGAAGTGAATTTTCAATGCACCCTTGTCGCAGAACGTTTTAAAGCATATACTGCACTGGACGCGTTTTTTGCCCGTCACTGGGTTAATGAATTGAGCGGCAAGGTTTACTGGTGGTGAGCCCCATCGTTTTGGTTTCATCCCAGCCAGTTGATGAGGGTGCGGAACTAGAGGATGTGATGAGGGAAGAtggggttgttgttgttgatgatgatgcggtTTGCTAGGGAACGGCGGCGACATGGATAGTGGTGGACAATCGAGTGATTGGAGGCGCGACATTATGTGCTCCATACTTTTCAGGCTATTCGTGTGGTAGCTGGAAGTTGTGTTGATAGTGCTGGCACTGCTACTGATACTGGTAGTGGGACTACTCGGTGCGAAATTCTCCGGAAGCATTATGAAAATTGATGTATCtggaagagaagaagaaaataagaatTATTAGGGATGCTATGTTGTATTCAGAGAAGAGGTCTAAGTCATTCATCCAAATTTAAGGACCTTAATTTTAAAGTCCGTCATTCGCACTATTTTCTCCAGATTAAAACCTTCGGTAAATATCAATGCTCGGTTAGACTGCTGAGCACGAAACCTATGCATCCTAGCTATGTACAGGAAACCCAGCAAGCACGAATAGAATAAGGATTGTCTTCCATAAATTCCCATATTAACGTATATTCGATGTGGTTTTCCTCCGCAACCAACAAAGATATTGCAACCACCCATCAGACAGTCATGCTTCAACGGATCCCTGTCTCTGCTCCTACTTAAAATTTCCAATATCAGGAAAGGATAAATGGGTTGGTTTGAACATTAATGAAATCTACTTTGATAGGAAGAAGAAGCCACTGAGACAACCAAATGACTTTTCCCAAGAACTTTCCCATTATCCTCTTATAGTATGTACTCACTGCCGGCGTGAATGAATGCACATACATTTATCAGACAATATGTTCCAAGGATATGATATAGGAATGCAGTTGTAGATAGGATATAGCATCGTCTTGCTTGCATCAGACATTAGAGAAAGTAATTAGACCCATTGAGGGGTTGGTTGTCCGACTGCTCTTTCTCTTCGATACACACTTCTAACTGTTGGTCCTCGCCATATTGGACATCTTCATTGTCTGGGAATGCTATTAGTGGACGAGCGTAGCGTTAGGTACTGAATGATATATAAGTAACCACGGAATGAGGGGAGCTAGCTCCATGCATAGGTATGTGGAGTGGGGTTCATTGGCAGCAAAGTaatgaatttgaatttaaagcAACCTTGAATGGAAGAATTTATCCAATTCATGGGAGAGGAAACTAAATGTTTGCTAATTTCAGATGCAAATTGAATCCCAGAATTTTCGATCTCGGCTTTCAAGTGACCCTTCATCATAACCAACGatgacaaacaaaaatatttgcgaCATTTCTGCATGATTTCGCCAATCGGAAGCATGACATGCCCAAATGGAGCACAACAAACCATAAACAGGATATTTTAGTAACATATGTCGACAACAAACAGTCATTGTGCCCAGCTTTCATCAGAATAAGaataatcgaaggaaaatttgtTCTGAAACTATTCCAAAAAGGATAAACGATATATTCGTAAAAATATCAAAGTCATTCCTTATGTTGCTCTGAGACTATTACCCCAGTCGCCACATCAGTCGCAGTCCCAAATGTTGAATGCGCCGTTGGGTCTTAGTATCAAGCATGTCTTATTCCAGTCGAATTCATGGTATATCCTTGAACGAATCCTTAGATGTGCTGGTGCAGTTTTTTAGGGGTGATTAATGATATGATTGCATGATTAAGGACATTTGCTTTGTGTGGTTATAATAGTGGGTATTGTTGATGTTCTGTTTTTCCGGAATGAATGGAAGATAAAGAAAAGGAATAATAGAGCGTAAGGACATGTATTTGGGAATACGTTGTTGATATGTTTGAGCGAATTTGGTAGGAGGAGGAGATAGTATTGAAGGGGAGTGATATTTGGAAGGATATACTTGAATCCTTTTGTATTCAATGatataaaaatacatttttttgcaGGTTTTCAATCAGGCAGAAAAACGTAATGATGCAACTGTTCCCAGGATATCTTATATGCGAAAAAGACCTTTAGCCAAAAACGAAACTACATAAACCAAAAGCACAGATTTTGTTTTCTGACTAAAGATTTTTTGTATTTCCGCATATACAGCATTCCGGGAACCAGTTGTTTTCCTGTTTCGGTTTCATTCCAACCAACTGATGAGGTGAGGGACGAGTGCAGGACAAACCCTGAATTCGATGGTAGTAGTTTTCGCTCTAAATTAAGAGCAGTCTTTTCAGCCTGGAGGGGAAAGAAAACACCTCTTTGTATACAGATTTGAATTCCTACGAGAACTACGAATATAAAGGAGGAAAGGGCTCCAAAATAATATCCACAATTCTTTCGGTGAAGTGATCGTCAATCCCACCCATACCTTTCTTAGTATTCTTGGTCAGATGTTAACATATTTTTGGCGTGTGAATGAAAGTGACTACAAAAAAGAcctccagaacataaaaccaatacagaagaagaaggaggaatcTGACTGCACAAAGGCCCAAAATTTCAATAGTGATGAGTTTGTGGTGAGGGAAAGGGGCAAGAGTGTTCATGATGCCTAAATCTATCAAATGCAGTAGATTATATAGGCAACATCCCCTGTTACAAGCATTTGAGGAAGCGGGTATTCCAGCAAAGAAAGAATGTTCCAAAAACTCAGAAGGATGAGTTGATGGGGAAAACGCTTACCAGCGCAACTTATTAtgacaatttttggtgcattttttCGAGACAAAAGTCAAAGGAGGCGCCTTAAGACCAGGTTATGAATCCATTAAGAAATACACACTTCGTTTGGAGATCTCTCTCGACAACACCTACAATATTTTGTAAGATGTAAGGGTAAAAGGTTCCAAAAAAAACGGGAAGCCTACTGATCCAACAGCGCCACAACTATCGCAATTGGTACTTAAACCTGCCACCAACCAACAGGCGAGTAAATAGAGGAATGTGGAAAAAAGAGGCCAGTCCACTAGGCAACTAGCAACTGCCTAAAACACAACACAAAACGGCCTTTCTGAGAAATGGAACTCAGGATCGAATGATAGAATTCCCCTCTCAGCAAAAGTTGTGAAACCAAacgaaaatgttgaaaatagATGGATCTACATCAGAGGCAGAAAAGGGCAAGAAAAATAAAGTAGCGATGCAAATCAGCCCAGAGTGGACAGTTAGTTCAAGTGACCTAAAAGACCCTGGAGCAAGATGAAGTCTCTTCGAATTCAAAAGGAAGCCACAAGGCAGAAAACCTGAAAACAAAAAGTGATAAAGAAGTCAGGTTGGCCAAACGTTCATGGAAGCACGGCAAGCCAGTATAGTACTATATCTGGCGCCGCAGAAGGAGAGTTCAGAACGTAATACAAAGCGGAATAGCTGTACATGCTATGCTTTTCGCCAGACTAAGCTCCCGGTAGAATAGTAACTTAGCACCGAACTAGACCAGCAACTTCAGTTGCTGGACTAACCATGGGAGCAAACTTTTGAGGAACATCCTCATATACTTAGTCTAAAAGAAGCCAAGAATGGGACGGGAATTCACGAGATCGAGCTTCCATTTCGTCTAAGGTGACTACGCAATTCATTACGAATTGTCAAGCTCTTGGCCGCAATATTTAGGTTTGCAAAAATTTCGACTCCATGGACGTAATAGAGCAGTTTAcctatttctctttttttccGTCTTGCATTTTGTCCTAATGCGCTAATTGTGTTGTGAAATAAACCAATAATTGCTGGCCTGTTGAAAGCATGGGTAGCGAAAGTGGCCTCTTTCTAGCATATGGAAGCAGCAGGCGGTATCCGTGCCGAAAGCTGATACTCCTGAGGTAAGGTAACCTATATACCACAAAGCTCTTTCACCCACAGTAAAATATTGACGTGGATAATTTATAAAGAGTTACTCCTCATAGTTTGAAACCCAATATAGTTGCAAAAAGCGACGTCGATCAGGGCGCAATAAAATTTGGAGCTAGTTTGCCTGAAATGCCGTTTATGGTAAGAGTAGCAAGGTTTGCGTGCAATTTACGGTAAATGTAAGAAGAATCAATTCGGCAAGTTGGATCCTAGCGGCTAGTGAGAATAAATCTCGATCTCGCTGCTGGTATCGAGGTTATCTGGACTAAAGAAGGTTCTAATACTAATGAGGAGTACAGTATTCTCGCGGGCATCGCAGAAGGCCCATAATTGTCTACACTATTGCAGACCTCCATGGGCAATGATGATTGGCCTCCAAGTTCCTACACTAACTACATCAAAACTTTGCGGATCATTTTGTAACACCTGCTCTTCATGTGGCGTACTCTGGATTGACAAAAACTCGAACGAAGACCTAAGTCGGCGTAAGGGGCAGTTAGATAAATGTGTAGGCTTCTCGGGAAGACCAGTAGGGAGCCAAAGCACATTTCGTTAACCCGAGAACGATGATGCTTAGACGTGGCGAACGCACTGTGCTCCGTTTCAGAAATAGTGGTCACTGTAGTACAGCAAAAACTGCATTgcaccgaaaaaaaaaactaatttaaatCACAGGAATTTAAGCCACTCTTAAAAGGATCTGTGAATCCGCCCAAACAGCAACAATACTCTTCTGATAAGGTTACAAAACGAGATTAACCGACgagggggggcggggggggtAGGATCGCTTGTCACCGGAGAGACCAAAACTCATTAAAAGGTCCAAGCAGTAGCTATGTTAATTGGAACTAGCAAATAAGCGAAACATACAGAGGCTTGAACTACAAAAATACAATTAATTCCAATCACCCTCACACAACAAAAGTAAGCTCAAAATCAACCCTAGCGAGTTGAATGTTTGCATAATAAATGAAACCTGCAAAATCTTTACTGGTAAAACTCAATTGCAAAGGACTGCATTATGAATATGGAGCAATTACCTGTCCGTGGCAAGGGCGATGATATGTTTTTGGCTTTTTATAGCCATTTTCGTGAACTTCACCTTAATCTACACAACGCCCATTCGGAAAGGAGCCCTACGCAACATATGGACATGTTTAAAACCTACCTGGAGTCTATAGAAGAACCACCTTAAGGGTGCATTTAGCCTTCAGGCTCATCGTCAATGACATTTTAGCTGATGAAGAGGCACGGGAATCTGGCTATCCAGGATCGGAAATGAATAATTCGAAagtgagagaataggaaagaaGTATCGAGAGAAATGAGAATGCCCAAAGCGGGTTCGGTGGGGTATGACCCAGAACCCAAAGAAGCTTCGAACCAGTAGAGGACTCCTAACTTCCCCAGACCAAAAAAGAGACAAGTTAGTCGAATGTGAAGATGATGGTTATCATCCTCCTTGATGTTCGTGGAAATGGGCATTCGGAATTCATTCCACTTAGCCAGTGTTAACCAACACTTTTCTTTGGAAGTTTTAAGCCGCCTGTGGGAGAATGTGAATAGGTTTCCAGACTTTGGTTCCTTAATCACGTTAACGCCCCCGCACACACGGCATTATGATTGTATTACTGTTTGGCCTGTCTGGGGTGGTTTGTCGTTGCCTACCCTCCGTATTCGCCACACCTAACTCCGCGCAACATTTTTTCTAGTTCCGAGAACGAAGAGTAATCTAAATTGAAAGCGGTTTGACAATGTGATAGCGGGCAAAATAAATAGGCACTGGATGATATTAAAGCTGAAGAGTTTCCGACGTGCTTAGTATCCAATGAACAGTACTTTGAAGGTGACTGAAGGATAATAAATGATTGTTTATATCAAAAATACGGTTATTTTTTTGAGGTCCCTCTCATAGGGTCCCAACTCTACGCGATATTCGTAGGGAAAGGCAGTTATAAAGCATGGAAAAACATAGGCTGAATTCATATGGAAAGCAGGTTACCGTCTATGGAAACCATCTGAATTTTTCCAAACATACAAGCCCTCCAAACCCTTCGCCGCTCCTTTTAAAGTAACCAGCAAATTGTTAGTCGGAGTAGCTCCTAGTTTTAAAAGATACACGCAAAAATGAATCTTAGATCATCTGCTGATGCCACAGGACAATTATCCTCAGGACCATCACTGAATATTGTTTCATGTGATAGCCAAAACTGGACTAGAACAAAACTCGACACTCAAACGCAAACGCAAGTCTG of Hermetia illucens chromosome 4, iHerIll2.2.curated.20191125, whole genome shotgun sequence contains these proteins:
- the LOC119656158 gene encoding protein disconnected, which produces MLPENFAPSSPTTSISSSASTINTTSSYHTNSLKSMEHIMSRLQSLDCPPLSMSPPFPSKPHHHQQQQPHLPSSHPLVPHPHQLAGMKPKRWGSPPVNLAAQFINPVTGKKRVQCSICFKTFCDKGALKIHFSAVHLREMHKCTVEGCNMVFSSRRSRNRHSANPNPKLHSPHIRRKISPHDGRTAQPYPMLFQSPAGLIPPNPVPGAGVYPFDRFPPIIPPPGYPASIFDLGGPMSQCHTLPNMMGHDNDIDIQEDNESIAEDVKYESDIEDDVIDEDSNEPLDFSMKKNISERLRPTETESPLSSKGSASERQPANFSVARLLEDSSPSRRTSNDGEELLDLSTKSDSGSTTPPPQDLAPLASGELQSPFPGLPIPPHKGAMWNILSEVYRSMLMNNSLKAQYSELQSKPISV